Proteins from a genomic interval of Homo sapiens chromosome 6 genomic scaffold, GRCh38.p14 alternate locus group ALT_REF_LOCI_2 HSCHR6_MHC_COX_CTG1:
- the GPSM3 gene encoding G-protein-signaling modulator 3 — protein sequence MEAERPQEEEDGEQGPPQDEEGWPPPNSTTRPWRSAPPSPPPPGTRHTALGPRSASLLSLQTELLLDLVAEAQSRRLEEQRATFYTPQNPSSLAPAPLRPLEDREQLYSTILSHQCQRMEAQRSEPPLPPGGQELLELLLRVQGGGRMEEQRSRPPTHTC from the exons ATGGAGGCTGAGAGACCCCAGGAAGAAGAGGATGGTGAGCAG GGCCCCCCTCAGGATGAGGAAGGCTGGCCCCCTCCAAACTCCACCACTCGGCCTTGGCGATCTGCTCCTCCgtcccctcctcctccagggacCCGCCACACAG ccctgggACCCCGCTCGGCCTCCCTGCTCTCCCTGCAGACTGAACTCCTTCTGGACCTGGTGGCTGAAGCCCAGTCCCGCCGCCTGGAGGAGCAGAGGGCCACCTTCTACACCCCCCAAAACCCCTCAAGCCTAGCCCCTGCCCCACTCCGTCCTCTCGAGGACAGAGAACAGCTTTACAGCACTATCCTCAGTCACCAG TGCCAGCGGATGGAAGCCCAGCGGTCAGagcctcccctccctccagggGGGCAAGAGCTCCTGGAGTTGCTGCTGAGAGTTCAGGGTGGGGGTCGAATGGAGGAGCAAAGGTCCCGgccccccacacacacctgcTGA
- the PBX2 gene encoding pre-B-cell leukemia transcription factor 2, with translation MDERLLGPPPPGGGRGGLGLVSGEPGGPGEPPGGGDPGGGSGGVPGGRGKQDIGDILQQIMTITDQSLDEAQAKKHALNCHRMKPALFSVLCEIKEKTGLSIRSSQEEEPVDPQLMRLDNMLLAEGVAGPEKGGGSAAAAAAAAASGGGVSPDNSIEHSDYRSKLAQIRHIYHSELEKYEQACNEFTTHVMNLLREQSRTRPVAPKEMERMVSIIHRKFSAIQMQLKQSTCEAVMILRSRFLDARRKRRNFSKQATEVLNEYFYSHLSNPYPSEEAKEELAKKCGITVSQVSNWFGNKRIRYKKNIGKFQEEANIYAVKTAVSVTQGGHSRTSSPTPPSSAGSGGSFNLSGSGDMFLGMPGLNGDSYSASQVESLRHSMGPGGYGDNLGGGQMYSPREMRANGSWQEAVTPSSVTSPTEGPGSVHSDTSN, from the exons ATGGACGAACGGCTACTGGGGCCGCCCCCTCCAGGCGGGGGCCGGGGGGGCCTGGGATTGGTGAGTGGGGAGCCTGGGGGCCCTGGCGAGCCTCCCGGTGGCGGAGACCCCGGTGGGGGTAGCGGGGGGGTCCCGGGAGGCCGAGGGAAGCAAGACATCGGGGACATTCTGCAGCAGATAATGACCATCACCGACCAGAGCCTGGACGAGGCCCAGGCCAA GAAACACGCCCTAAACTGCCACCGAATGAAGCCTGCTCTCTTTAGCGTCCTGTGTGAAATCAAGGAGAAAACTG GCCTCAGCATTCGGagctcccaggaggaggagccGGTGGACCCACAGCTGATGCGCTTGGACAACATGCTTCTGGCAGAGGGTGTGGCTGGGCCCGAGAAAGGGGGCggctcagcagcagcagctgcagccgcTGCAGCCTCTGGTGGTGGTGTGTCCCCTGACAACTCCATCGAACACTCGGACTATCGCAGCAAACTTGCCCAGATCCGTCACATATACCACTCGGAGCTGGAGAAGTATGAGCAG GCATGTAATGAGTTCACGACCCATGTCATGAACCTGCTGAGGGAGCAGAGCCGCACCAGGCCCGTGGCCCCCAAAGAGATGGAACGCATGGTGAGCATCATCCATCGAAAGTTCAGCGCCATCCAGATGCAGCTGAAGCAGAGCACCTGCGAGGCTGTGATGATCCTGCGCTCCCGTTTCCTGGATGCCAG ACGAAAGCGCCGTAACTTCAGCAAACAGGCCACTGAGGTCCTAAATGAGTATTTCTACTCCCACCTGAGTAACCCATATCCTAGtgaggaggccaaggaggagctTGCCAAGAAGTGTGGCATCACCGTGTCTCAG GTCTCCAACTGGTTTGGCAACAAGAGGATTCGCTATAAGAAAAACATCGGAAAGTTCCAAGAGGAGGCAAACATCTATGCTGTCAAGACCGCCGTGTCAGTCACCCAGGGGGGCCACAGCCGCACCAGCTCCCCGACACCCCCTTCCTCTGCAG GCTCTGGCGGCTCTTTCAATCTCTCAGGATCTGGAGACATGTTTCTGGGGATGCCTGGGCTCAACGGAGATTCCTATTCTGCTTCCCAG GTGGAATCACTCCGACACTCGATGGGGCCAGGGGGCTATGGGGATAACCTCGGGGGAGGCCAGATGTACAGCCCACGGGAAATGAGG GCAAATGGCAGCTGGCAAGAGGCTGTGACCCCCTCTTCAGTGACATCCCCAACGGAGGGACCAGGGAGTGTTCACTCTGATACCTCCAACTGA
- the PBX2 gene encoding pre-B-cell leukemia transcription factor 2 isoform X1, producing MRLDNMLLAEGVAGPEKGGGSAAAAAAAAASGGGVSPDNSIEHSDYRSKLAQIRHIYHSELEKYEQACNEFTTHVMNLLREQSRTRPVAPKEMERMVSIIHRKFSAIQMQLKQSTCEAVMILRSRFLDARRKRRNFSKQATEVLNEYFYSHLSNPYPSEEAKEELAKKCGITVSQVSNWFGNKRIRYKKNIGKFQEEANIYAVKTAVSVTQGGHSRTSSPTPPSSAGSGGSFNLSGSGDMFLGMPGLNGDSYSASQVESLRHSMGPGGYGDNLGGGQMYSPREMRANGSWQEAVTPSSVTSPTEGPGSVHSDTSN from the exons ATGCGCTTGGACAACATGCTTCTGGCAGAGGGTGTGGCTGGGCCCGAGAAAGGGGGCggctcagcagcagcagctgcagccgcTGCAGCCTCTGGTGGTGGTGTGTCCCCTGACAACTCCATCGAACACTCGGACTATCGCAGCAAACTTGCCCAGATCCGTCACATATACCACTCGGAGCTGGAGAAGTATGAGCAG GCATGTAATGAGTTCACGACCCATGTCATGAACCTGCTGAGGGAGCAGAGCCGCACCAGGCCCGTGGCCCCCAAAGAGATGGAACGCATGGTGAGCATCATCCATCGAAAGTTCAGCGCCATCCAGATGCAGCTGAAGCAGAGCACCTGCGAGGCTGTGATGATCCTGCGCTCCCGTTTCCTGGATGCCAG ACGAAAGCGCCGTAACTTCAGCAAACAGGCCACTGAGGTCCTAAATGAGTATTTCTACTCCCACCTGAGTAACCCATATCCTAGtgaggaggccaaggaggagctTGCCAAGAAGTGTGGCATCACCGTGTCTCAG GTCTCCAACTGGTTTGGCAACAAGAGGATTCGCTATAAGAAAAACATCGGAAAGTTCCAAGAGGAGGCAAACATCTATGCTGTCAAGACCGCCGTGTCAGTCACCCAGGGGGGCCACAGCCGCACCAGCTCCCCGACACCCCCTTCCTCTGCAG GCTCTGGCGGCTCTTTCAATCTCTCAGGATCTGGAGACATGTTTCTGGGGATGCCTGGGCTCAACGGAGATTCCTATTCTGCTTCCCAG GTGGAATCACTCCGACACTCGATGGGGCCAGGGGGCTATGGGGATAACCTCGGGGGAGGCCAGATGTACAGCCCACGGGAAATGAGG GCAAATGGCAGCTGGCAAGAGGCTGTGACCCCCTCTTCAGTGACATCCCCAACGGAGGGACCAGGGAGTGTTCACTCTGATACCTCCAACTGA